The following proteins are co-located in the Streptosporangium brasiliense genome:
- a CDS encoding helix-turn-helix domain-containing protein translates to MDRLLGAPGLDGLRHLAGPLAARRVVHVRLAEDLRDLVRQPPGSMIVLTGAATRQAAGYRLDVAIRDAAAASAAALVLTSFDAPLPATATALAERGALALLAFTGDLAELAVAAERALSGPAADALARAEAATSAVLRAGGDPDRIAEAASQALGVPVRTDGAVFSADLPADPPDAPPTGSASPQGHLARAVRLVLGVAALAASGGQSDDHPVRSRSQLLTELLIAPEEQAFRLATRARALGLAVDSWHIALRVEPTALAGTDRYAVLDAVGPVAARLLRSAGGPDWHLARADDALIVIRTQQLDPGRDGLRAAVADAGWLLSRLGDRFPGAGLRCGVSGAHRGPLGLRASALEARTALLRNPAAASPVTAHDVAGLDRMLVEWYSSDAARQAVQELLAPLLALGPKRAEPLVRTLQSYLDHQGSPARVAEELHLHRNAVSQRIRRIEDLLHTDLGDPQQRLALQLACRAARI, encoded by the coding sequence AGGACCTGCGCGACCTGGTCCGCCAGCCGCCCGGATCCATGATCGTGCTGACCGGCGCCGCCACCCGGCAGGCGGCCGGCTACCGCCTGGACGTCGCCATCCGCGACGCCGCCGCGGCGTCGGCCGCGGCCCTGGTGCTCACCTCCTTCGACGCCCCGCTCCCCGCCACCGCGACGGCCCTGGCCGAGCGGGGCGCACTCGCGCTGCTCGCCTTCACCGGAGATCTCGCCGAGCTGGCGGTGGCGGCCGAACGGGCCCTGTCCGGCCCGGCGGCGGACGCGCTGGCCCGGGCCGAGGCGGCGACCTCGGCCGTCCTGCGCGCGGGCGGCGACCCCGACCGGATCGCCGAGGCGGCCTCCCAGGCCCTCGGCGTCCCGGTCCGCACCGACGGCGCGGTCTTCTCGGCGGACCTCCCGGCGGACCCGCCGGACGCCCCGCCCACCGGCTCCGCCTCGCCGCAGGGCCATCTCGCCCGCGCCGTCCGGCTGGTCCTCGGCGTCGCCGCTCTCGCCGCCTCCGGCGGCCAGTCCGACGACCACCCCGTGCGCTCGCGCTCGCAACTGCTCACCGAGCTGCTGATCGCCCCCGAGGAGCAGGCGTTCCGGCTCGCCACCCGCGCCCGCGCCCTCGGGCTCGCCGTCGACTCCTGGCACATCGCGCTCCGCGTGGAGCCCACCGCGCTGGCCGGTACGGACCGTTACGCCGTGCTCGACGCGGTGGGACCCGTCGCGGCGCGCCTGCTGCGCTCGGCGGGCGGACCCGACTGGCACCTGGCCCGCGCCGACGACGCGCTGATCGTCATCCGCACCCAGCAGCTCGACCCGGGCAGGGACGGCCTGCGGGCCGCCGTCGCCGACGCCGGATGGCTGCTGTCCCGGCTCGGTGACCGCTTCCCCGGCGCGGGTCTGCGCTGCGGGGTCAGCGGCGCGCACCGCGGCCCGCTCGGCCTGCGCGCCTCGGCCCTCGAAGCCCGTACGGCGCTGCTCCGCAACCCGGCCGCCGCCTCGCCGGTCACCGCGCACGACGTGGCGGGGCTCGACCGCATGCTCGTGGAGTGGTATTCCTCCGACGCCGCCCGCCAGGCCGTGCAGGAGCTCCTCGCCCCGCTGCTGGCCCTCGGGCCCAAGCGGGCCGAGCCGCTGGTGCGGACCCTGCAGTCCTACCTCGACCACCAGGGCTCGCCCGCCCGGGTCGCCGAGGAGCTCCACCTGCACCGCAACGCCGTGAGCCAGCGGATCCGGCGCATCGAGGACCTCCTCCACACCGATCTCGGCGATCCCCAGCAGCGTCTGGCCCTGCAGCTCGCCTGCCGGGCGGCCCGGATCTGA
- a CDS encoding NADP-dependent oxidoreductase has translation MRAIGQDSLGGPEVLKVVEVDRPEPGISEVLIRVHAAGVNPTDRWHRATGGLLGGSPVRLGWDVSGVVEAVGLGVSVFKPGDEVFGMPRLPQAAGTYAEYVTSPARHLARKPAGLSHVEAAALPLAALTAWQSLVDTADVRPGQRVLVHAAAGGVGHLAVQIAKARGAYVVGTARSAKHAFVRALGADEVIDYTQVDFASAVGDIDIVIDTIGGDYGPRSLRTLRGGGIVVSLASPAEAYLASEADKLGLRAGFTIVEPDHAGMKAIAALVEAGQLRAEIDTVLPLEQAAKAHEIGESGRTAGKIVLTVAG, from the coding sequence ATGCGCGCCATCGGCCAGGACTCGCTCGGCGGACCCGAGGTGTTGAAGGTGGTGGAGGTGGACCGCCCGGAGCCCGGGATCTCGGAGGTGCTCATCCGGGTCCACGCGGCCGGGGTGAACCCGACCGACCGGTGGCACCGGGCCACCGGGGGGCTGCTGGGCGGCTCGCCGGTCAGGCTGGGATGGGACGTGTCCGGCGTGGTCGAGGCCGTCGGACTCGGCGTGAGCGTGTTCAAGCCCGGCGACGAGGTGTTCGGCATGCCGCGCCTGCCGCAGGCGGCGGGCACCTACGCGGAGTACGTGACCTCCCCGGCGCGGCACCTGGCCCGCAAGCCGGCCGGCCTCTCCCACGTGGAGGCCGCCGCGCTGCCGCTGGCCGCGCTCACCGCCTGGCAGTCGCTGGTGGACACCGCCGACGTACGGCCCGGCCAGCGCGTGCTGGTCCACGCCGCGGCGGGCGGCGTCGGCCACCTGGCCGTCCAGATCGCCAAGGCACGCGGCGCGTACGTCGTCGGCACCGCCCGCTCGGCCAAGCACGCCTTCGTCCGCGCCCTCGGGGCCGACGAGGTCATCGACTACACGCAGGTCGATTTCGCCTCGGCGGTCGGCGACATCGACATCGTGATCGACACCATCGGAGGCGACTACGGGCCGCGCTCGCTGCGGACCCTGCGCGGCGGCGGCATCGTCGTGTCGCTCGCCTCACCGGCTGAGGCGTATCTGGCGTCCGAGGCGGACAAGCTCGGCCTGCGGGCCGGGTTCACGATCGTCGAGCCCGACCACGCGGGGATGAAGGCGATCGCGGCGCTCGTCGAGGCGGGGCAGCTGCGCGCCGAGATCGACACGGTCCTGCCGCTCGAACAGGCGGCCAAGGCCCACGAGATCGGCGAGAGCGGCCGGACGGCCGGAAAGATCGTCCTCACCGTCGCCGGCTGA